One window from the genome of Paenibacillus azoreducens encodes:
- a CDS encoding TIGR00730 family Rossman fold protein codes for MKSVAVFCGSSMGASEVYADKAKLLGKELAHRGITLVYGGSSVGIMGAVADAVLAEGGKVIGVMPGFLDKKEISHKHLTELFIVDSMHERKAKMAELAEGFMVLPGGPGTMEEFFEIYTWAQLGLHRKPLGFLNINGYYDPLLAFFQHMAREQFLHEKYLTMALVDTDPGRLLDQFAAYEPPAVKTYLKKPDQT; via the coding sequence TTGAAATCGGTAGCTGTATTTTGCGGGTCGAGCATGGGGGCCTCGGAAGTTTATGCGGATAAGGCGAAACTGCTCGGCAAGGAGCTGGCGCATCGCGGAATCACGTTGGTGTACGGAGGCTCCAGCGTCGGCATTATGGGTGCCGTGGCGGATGCCGTTCTGGCGGAAGGCGGGAAGGTTATCGGGGTGATGCCCGGCTTTTTGGACAAAAAGGAAATATCCCATAAGCATTTGACCGAACTGTTTATTGTCGACTCCATGCATGAACGGAAGGCCAAAATGGCCGAACTGGCCGAAGGTTTCATGGTCCTGCCCGGCGGACCGGGCACGATGGAGGAATTTTTTGAAATCTATACCTGGGCCCAGCTTGGCCTGCACCGCAAGCCGCTCGGTTTTCTGAATATCAACGGCTATTATGATCCTCTGCTGGCATTTTTCCAGCATATGGCCCGCGAGCAGTTCCTGCATGAAAAATATCTCACCATGGCCCTAGTCGATACCGATCCCGGCCGTTTGCTCGATCAATTTGCCGCCTATGAGCCGCCAGCCGTTAAGACTTACCTGAAGAAGCCGGATCAAACCTAA